One region of Intestinimonas massiliensis (ex Afouda et al. 2020) genomic DNA includes:
- a CDS encoding efflux RND transporter periplasmic adaptor subunit, with translation MAEMTQQNAPVTEAPAPAAPPARPSGTSNQKKKQRKKVRNTIIALVVLAVLAVGGFFLYRFLTAKEAVNSQIQTQPAQISSIQSMVQGSGNAKAKDTAAITLTQGGTVQEVFVTAGDTVTEGQPLYTIRSQAAEDEVTAAQEKVSNLQKDMADLHKALNNLTVRAPFAGKLIEVSEFETGSTVSSGASVATLVNDKKLKLSLYFSYAYENDIYVGQSVSVSIPAVMDSFTGSVEQVNKVHYITPEGADHFEVVVAFDNPGTLTEGMTASAALTAANGTPIYPYENGATKYYETRKIVTEAGGPLLSANLLCYSNVSAGQVLLSMGSDTIDSDIRAKQKEIDDAMEKLTEAQKALNNFNAVAPIDGTVTTCTLAEGAEVKSGDTVIIISNTTTMLVNITVDDRNISFVKPGMTVDLTDWNGNVFTGTVSSINTGSAEAGQGMTSFPVTLTVDNYDGSLLEGVWLDYSFVASQSDDCIVVPMQSVKYVSDENGETASVVFIKADSKPENTVAIDIPPTEPGATPLYPSESEGFYPVPVTTGLSDNYNVEIKEGLTGDEEVFVNYYVEQAWG, from the coding sequence ATGGCAGAAATGACACAGCAGAACGCGCCGGTCACGGAAGCCCCCGCTCCGGCGGCTCCCCCCGCCCGTCCCAGCGGCACGTCCAACCAGAAAAAAAAGCAGCGGAAAAAGGTACGGAACACCATCATCGCCCTGGTCGTCCTGGCGGTCCTGGCGGTGGGCGGCTTTTTCCTGTACCGCTTTCTTACGGCAAAGGAAGCCGTGAACAGCCAGATCCAGACCCAGCCCGCCCAGATCTCCTCCATCCAGAGCATGGTCCAGGGCAGCGGCAACGCCAAGGCCAAGGATACCGCCGCCATCACCCTGACCCAGGGCGGCACCGTGCAGGAGGTCTTTGTCACTGCGGGCGACACCGTCACGGAAGGGCAGCCCCTTTACACCATTCGCAGTCAGGCCGCCGAGGACGAGGTGACGGCCGCACAGGAGAAGGTCTCCAACCTGCAAAAGGATATGGCCGACCTCCACAAGGCCCTGAATAACCTGACGGTTCGGGCGCCCTTTGCGGGCAAGCTCATCGAGGTCAGCGAGTTCGAGACGGGCAGCACCGTCTCCTCCGGCGCCTCCGTGGCCACCCTAGTCAACGACAAGAAGCTCAAGCTGTCCCTCTACTTCAGCTATGCCTATGAAAACGATATCTATGTGGGCCAGAGCGTCTCGGTCTCCATCCCGGCCGTTATGGACAGCTTTACCGGCTCGGTGGAACAGGTCAACAAGGTCCACTACATAACCCCCGAGGGGGCCGACCACTTTGAAGTGGTGGTGGCCTTTGACAACCCCGGCACCCTCACCGAGGGCATGACCGCCTCCGCCGCCCTCACCGCCGCCAACGGCACCCCCATCTACCCCTACGAAAACGGCGCCACCAAGTATTACGAGACCCGCAAGATTGTCACTGAGGCCGGCGGCCCCCTGCTCTCCGCCAACCTGCTGTGCTACTCCAACGTGTCCGCCGGTCAGGTGCTGCTGAGCATGGGCTCCGACACCATCGACTCCGACATCCGGGCCAAGCAGAAGGAGATCGACGACGCCATGGAGAAGCTGACCGAGGCTCAGAAGGCCCTGAACAACTTTAACGCCGTGGCTCCCATCGACGGCACCGTCACCACCTGCACCCTCGCCGAGGGCGCCGAGGTCAAGAGCGGCGACACCGTTATCATCATCTCCAACACCACCACCATGCTGGTCAACATCACCGTGGACGACCGGAACATCTCCTTCGTCAAACCTGGCATGACGGTGGACCTGACCGACTGGAACGGCAACGTGTTCACGGGCACCGTGTCCTCCATCAACACCGGCAGCGCTGAGGCCGGACAGGGTATGACCAGCTTCCCGGTCACCCTCACCGTGGACAACTACGACGGCTCCCTGCTGGAGGGCGTGTGGCTGGACTACTCCTTCGTGGCCAGCCAGTCCGACGACTGCATCGTGGTGCCCATGCAGAGCGTGAAGTACGTCAGCGACGAGAACGGCGAGACCGCCTCCGTGGTCTTTATCAAGGCGGACAGCAAGCCTGAAAATACCGTCGCCATCGATATTCCCCCCACGGAGCCTGGCGCTACGCCCCTCTATCCCAGCGAGTCCGAAGGTTTCTACCCCGTGCCCGTCACCACCGGCCTGTCCGACAACTACAACGTGGAGATCAAAGAGGGCCTCACCGGGGATGAGGAAGTCTTTGTCAACTACTATGTCGAGCAGGCCTGGGGCTAA
- a CDS encoding ABC transporter ATP-binding protein, whose protein sequence is MLIDIKNIYKIYNEGKESEVRALDGVSLQIDRGEFVSIIGQSGSGKSTLMNILGCLDIPTYGDYHLDGTDITELTDKQLAHIRNKQIGFIFQGYNLIPALNARENVELPLIYQGLGMDQRYDRAMEALARVGMEDRADHRPAEMSGGQQQRVAIARAIATHPPVIMADEPTGALDSKTGRHVLEILHTLHEEGSTVILITHDNGIAATAERIVRLSDGHIVSDGTREEVGL, encoded by the coding sequence ATGCTCATTGACATCAAGAACATCTACAAGATCTACAACGAGGGCAAGGAGAGCGAGGTCCGGGCCCTGGACGGGGTATCCCTCCAAATTGACCGGGGGGAGTTCGTCTCCATCATCGGCCAGTCCGGCTCGGGCAAGTCCACCCTGATGAACATTCTGGGCTGCCTGGACATCCCCACCTATGGCGACTACCACCTGGACGGCACCGACATCACCGAACTCACCGACAAGCAGCTCGCCCACATCCGAAACAAGCAGATCGGCTTCATCTTCCAGGGCTACAATCTGATCCCCGCCCTCAACGCCCGGGAAAATGTGGAGCTGCCTCTGATCTATCAGGGCTTGGGAATGGATCAGCGCTACGACCGGGCTATGGAGGCCCTGGCGCGGGTGGGCATGGAGGACCGGGCCGATCACCGGCCCGCCGAGATGTCCGGCGGCCAGCAGCAGCGGGTGGCCATCGCCCGGGCCATCGCCACCCACCCCCCCGTCATCATGGCCGATGAGCCCACCGGCGCTCTGGACTCCAAGACCGGCCGACATGTGTTGGAGATCCTGCACACCCTCCATGAAGAGGGCTCCACCGTTATTTTAATCACCCATGACAACGGCATTGCCGCCACCGCAGAGCGTATCGTCCGCCTGTCCGACGGGCACATCGTCTCCGACG